The genomic interval CGCCAACGCCCAGGCGCTCGCGCAGGCGCTCTACGAGCGGGGCTTCGAGGTCCTCGCTCCGAAGCTCGGGTTCACGCGCTCCCACACGATCGCGGTCCGGGTCGCGCGCGAAGGCGGAGGGGAGACGGTCGCGCATCGGCTCGCGGACGCCGGCATCATCACGAACAAGAATCTGCTTCCGGGCGACGCGAGCCCGAAGCATCCACAGGGGATCCGCCTCGGAACGCCCGAGCTCACGCGCGTGGGAATGACCGAGAAGGAGATGGTCCGTGTGGCCGAACTGTTCGAGATGCTGCTCCACCAGGGCCAGTCGACGGAGGACGTCCGAGAGGCGGCGACCGCGCTCAAATCCCCGTTCACGACCATCCGCTACTGTTTCGGTGCCGGCGAGTCGGCGTACCGGTACTACGACTTAGTCGGCCGAGATCCGAGCTAGAGCCCTTCTCCACTCCCCGCGCCCGGGGGCTCCTCGAGGTACAGCTCCGCGCGACGATCGACCCGCCGTCGAGCTCGCGCGGTGTCGATCGTTACCCGCGGTAGCGGCTCCGTGCTCTCGATGAACACGGCCCGTCCTTCCCGATCCAGCGTCGCGTGCAGGCTGCCGTCGGCGACCATCGATCCCAACCAATCCGCGAGCCGTTCCGGCCCCGGCGAAGGTCGAAGACGATCGCGCAAGGCCGCGAAGTCGAGCGGGCCGTATCGCGCGAGGGCATCGCGGACGGACTGACGGCCCCAGACCAGACGCTCGAGTTCGCGGGCGTGCTGGCCCCGGTGGGGTCGTGCGCGCCAGAGAAGTCCGGTCGCGGCCACGGCGCCCCCTCCGATCAGAGCACCTCCCAGGAGCGGCAGCATGCCGCGTGGGAGGACGATGGGGTCCATCTCCCGGAGCTACAGCGCGGACGATGAAACGTGAGGACCGCGCGGGGGACCGGCCTCAGGCGAGTTCGGAGTGGCTTCCCAACTCCACGCTCGCGATCGTGCGGTGGATGGGCCCGTCTCGAGTGAGCGTGCTTTCCTTGAGTGCGATCGCACGGACGAAAACGGAGAGCGGGCCCGGTCCCCCACCGCCGGCCAACACCTCACGGGCGATTGCGCGTTCGACATCCGAGCGGACCCTGAACCAGGTGAGGTGCGGGACGAACGGACGGTCCTCCGAGGGGAACCCAACCCGAGAGAGGCGACGATCGAGATTGGCGACGAGGTCGATGAGGGCCTCCCGACCATCCGTGATCCCGCGCCACACTACCTTCGGGTCACGCGGGGAGGGGAATGCTCCGATCCCTTCGATCGTGATCGAGAACGGCGCCGACTCTCGGGCTACCTCCGATAAGGCATCGACGACCGCAGGGACCGATGCGGCGGGCAGGTCCGCGAAAAAACGCAACGTGAGGTGATCCGATGGCGGGATCGCCCGCTCGCTCGAGGTGATCGGGGCGGCCGAGGGAAGGTCGATGGCGACGAACGCACGCATCGCCGCTCCCATGGAGCGGAGCCATCTATCGATTGTCGCCCCCCGATCTCACCGCGCAACCGGCCAGGGTCCACACCTGAGCCCGGTCGATCCCCACCCCCTCCTCCCGAAGCACCGCGCGCACCCGCCGCGCCCTGAGGGCATCGGAGACCAGGAACAGCGCGAAGGTGTCGTGGCGAGCCGCCTTGCGAAGACCGTGCCGTATTCGTTCCCGACGGAGCGCACCCGATACTTCCGCCTCCACGTGAACGTTCTTTCCGTGAAAGAATCGCCATGCCCATTCCGTGCGTGCGCGATCGATCGCCACCGCGAGCTCGCTTGGGGGACGACGCTGGAGGGGATCCGCGAGGAGACGAAGGCGCGCGTCCGGCAGCGTCGTGTCGAAACGACCCTGGCGGACGATCTCCAGACGGTGACCCTTGCGTGCGAAGATACGGAACGCCGCGAGGAGGAGGGCGCGGTGCTCCGCGGACTCCCGGACCGCTCCGGTGGGGGCCCCGAGACCGAGGATGCGTTCGCCGCTGGGGGTGAGCCGGCAGCCCTCCTCGGTCCGCTCGATCCACCTCCGCCGCTCGATCTGCGTCCAGCGGTCCAGGAGCCGGGCCGCGTCGGGAGAACTGCCGGGAAGCTCGAGTGCGCGACCGACCGCCTCTTCGGGTGGAAGCGGACGGCCCTGTTCCGACGCCGCGAGGACCGCGAGCAGCAATCGCTCGCTGGCCAGGTCGGGGCCCTGAGGGGTAGCCTCGGTCGTGTCGAAGGCGACGCCGTACGCCCGCTGAGTCCGGCGGACGGTCTCCAACCAGGCCGCCGGGTCCGGCTCGGGCGGGTTCGAGACGAGCAAGGTCGATCCGGCCCGACCGGTCCCGGAGTCGATCGCGATGGCCTCCCCGATCGGAAGTGTCGCGAGCTGCTCCGGAGCGTCGCGTGTCGATAGGCCGAGCCAGCGCGCGGTGCCGACCGCTCCCGAGCGCGGGACCCGGAAGCTCAGGTGCGCTCCGACCGCACCGGTGGCGGCCTCACGCGCCTCCCGACCAAGCCGGGAGGGGAACTGGGTCGAGACGATCGCGCGGACGCCGAACTTGCGACCCTCGGTGAGAACCTCGGCCAGGAGCGGCGGCGAGAACCCCTGGGCTTCGTCCAACAGCAGGAGCACGGGGGCTCCCGTGCCGTCGCCCGGCGATCGGGCGGCGATCCCCAGATAGATTCTCGCGAGCAGGAGGGTGCCGGCGAG from Thermoplasmata archaeon carries:
- the thpR gene encoding RNA 2',3'-cyclic phosphodiesterase, producing MGAAMRAFVAIDLPSAAPITSSERAIPPSDHLTLRFFADLPAASVPAVVDALSEVARESAPFSITIEGIGAFPSPRDPKVVWRGITDGREALIDLVANLDRRLSRVGFPSEDRPFVPHLTWFRVRSDVERAIAREVLAGGGGPGPLSVFVRAIALKESTLTRDGPIHRTIASVELGSHSELA